The nucleotide sequence GCGAAATTCCAACATCACCAAGGCGAATATTGGACTGTTGTTTGTTGATTTAAAGGACAATCGCAATGCGATCAAATACATCACAGAAGCGATCAACTATTTTGAATCGCAGGAAAGAAGTGTGGAAATTGAGAATAAACTCTGCGAAAATTACCTCAACTTGGGAAAGGCATTTCAGATGCAGAAAAATTATTCCGAAGCGGAAAAACAGTATCAAAAGAGTGCAGCAATTTGTAATAAAATCGGGAATAAACAGGGAATCTCGTTTGCCAACAGAAACTTGGGAAACCTGTACATAATGCAACGAAAAGATTCTTTGGCGCAAGTAAATCTGCAGGTTTCACAAGAAGTTCGGGAAGAATTTAATTCTAAAATTGATCAGGAAAGCAACAGTATTGATGTGGCGCAAAGCTTAATTGTAAAAGGCAAATACCAAGATGCTAAACGAATGCTTTTGAACATTTTGCCAACTTTCGAAAAAGAAAAATCTAAAGAAAATCAGCTTTCCACCTACAAACTCCTTACAAATGTTTATCATAACACCGCGCAGCCGGACAGTGCTGAGTTTTATTTTGAAAAATACATCGCATTAGATAATGAATTGGTGAATACCAACGTGATTTCCAATACCACAGAGCTCGAAAAAAAGTACCAGACATTGAAGAAAGATTCCGAAATTCTTCAGCAAAAATCTAAAATATTTAAGAGAAATGTTGCGATTTCTTCGTTGGCCGCTTTGCTTCTTTTTGGTTTCGTTTTTTACAGAAACCGTCAACATCGCCAGAAAGTGGAGCATCAAAAAGCTATTCTCCAACAGCAAGATTTGGCTACAAAAGCGGTAATTACAGCCGAGGACAATGAGCGGAAACGGATGGCAACACACCTGCACGACGGAGTGGGGCAGCTTTTAATGGCGGCTAATATGAATGTGAGTGTGCTGAATGAATATAAAGACAATCCGGAAAATTTTAAAAAAATCACTCAGAAAATATCGAATATTCTGTCGGATGCCATTGCGGATGTTCGTACGCTTTCGCATCAGATGATGCCGAATATGTTGATTAAAAATTCTTTGGCGAATGCCTTGAGAGACCTCATCGAGAAAACATCTACGCCGAAACTCGCTGTTAATCTTCAAATTGAGGGCCTTGAAACCGAAGTCGATCAAAATATTCAGGTGACGCTCTACAGGATTATTCAAGAATGCATCAACAATACGGTTAAACATTCTGGAGCCGATAAAATCGATATTTCTGTGAGACAGTCTGACAAAAAAATTACTACAGAGATTAAAGACAATGGCAAAGGTTTCAATCCTTTAAAAATTACGGAAAACAAAGATGGAATCGGCCTGCAAAATATGAAAGCAAGGATTGAAATGCTGAAAGGAAAAATGCGGATTGACAGCGCTGCAGATCGAGGAACACAAGTCTTTATAGAAATACCAATCGTCTAATTATTTTCCTATGAAAATTGCCATAGTTGATGATCATCAGATTATAATTGATGGAATCGAAATGCTTCTCGGTTTGGATAAAAATATTGCGATTCTGAAAACCTATACCGATGCCTGTGATTTTTTGCAGGATATGAGAGAAGGAAAGATCAATCCGGATTTATTGTTGATGGATTTAATGATGCCCACGATGAACGGATTCGAATGTGCCAAAGTCCTGAAACAAGAGTTCCCCTATCTTAAAATCATCATTTTATCGATGAATTGTGATCCGAAAGTAGTTTATGAATTGGTTGAAAAAATAAAAATTGAAGGTTATCTTTCCAAAAATGTCAACAGACAAAATTTGGTAAAAGCGTTGCAGGATGTACAGTTGGGATACATTCACCTTAGCGAAGAAGCAGAAATGGCTTTGAAACAATTTCAGCGAAAAATCATTGATTATCCGCAAATCATATTGTCCGCCCGCGAGAAGCAGATCGTAAAATTAATGATCGACGGACTTACCAATAAAGAGATTTCTAATGCATTATTTATCAGCGAAAGTACTGTAGAAACCCACCGAAAAAATATCTATCGAAAAACAGAAACCCATACGCTTCCTAAATTAATTCAAGTGGTTGCCAATCTCAATTTATTGGCAGATTAATCGTTGATAGACACAAAAATACCCTGTAGAGGGTAGATCGTCATCTGGATTTTGAGATACTTTTATCTCGTAAAAAAAATCACAGACTATGACGTCAAAAATTATTTTCAGTACGGCCGCCATACTTTTCGGCGTTTCCACCTTTGCACAACAATCCACTTTTGATATCCTGGAAAAGGATTATGAAATCTCCAGAAAAGCAAAAAAAGGCTATCTCGGTGGCGTAGAACCCAGCGGAAATGGAGGTTTCGAAATGGTGTATTTCCTGCCTTCAAGCAAAAGAAAAGTTAAGATTGAAACCTACACTTTCGACAAGGATGCCAATCTTGTGAACACCCTCAAAGACGAATGGGAGGTAGAGAAAGTGAAGAAAAAATGGAAATTTTTCAATTTTAAAGGCGACGAATATATCACTACCGCAGCTTCGGTGAGCAGCAATCTTACCGGAAAAATGATGTTTAAAAAACGCGAAATCAAAGCGAAATACAACTGGCTTGCCGGAGATTATGTGAAGCGAATAAAACTCCTCGACAAACAAAAACTCACCAGTGAAAACGGAGAAGAATATCTCTTCAGTGGTGCGTATGAAGTAGAAAGAGACAGTACGATTTATGCGCTCGCGTACCCTTATACCAAAGGTGCTTCCCTGAATAATCTCGACTTAGTAAAGATTTCAAACAGTGGAGAATCCAAAAAAATAGCTTCTATTGCAACACCATCTCCTTTGAAACCCATTTTCTCCAAACCATTAATGGACGACAACAGCCGAGACGTTTCTAATGACGATTTCCCTAGAGATTGGATTGTGGTTTTAGCGCCTACAAAAGCGTACGGAAAAAGCAATGCCGGAACTCCAAACCAACTGACCTATCTTAGGATTTCCCCGGAAGGTGCGGTAAAGGAACAGTTTAATTTCTCTGCTCCATCGGCAGGTTTCCGTATTCTTAATGCCTATAATAAAGGAAATGAAGTGATTCTGTATGGTTTAGGAATTAAAAAAGAAGGAAAATATGCAGACGAAATCTTAGGAGCTACCGTGTCGCCATCAAGTATGGATGATGAGGAACAAGCCGCCGCTAAATCTACTGGAGGAATGCTCGGAGGAATCGGAAAAATGGCGAATATGGTTTCCGGAAAAGACGATATGGCTCCGTCACAGCAGTCACTTGACAATGCCTTGGACGAAAAAAAATATGACGACTTTATCATTGCAAAAGTTTCTGGGGGAAATATTTCTTTCATTAAAGCAACGCCTATGGCTGAACTCAACCAAAAAGCCGTTGCCGGTCCGGACATGAAAAAAGCTTTGGAATTTGACGGTAAGAAGTTTATTACCAATAATTTCCAAATCTTGAAAGATGGGTCGATGATGCTTAGTGTACAGGATTACAAACCAAATGGTGGTGGAATAGGAGGCAATAAACTTTTGGGAGCATTAACAGGTATAAGTACAAGTAGAAGTGGAGGATATGACAGAGTTTATAAAGGAATGTATTTGTTGCATTTTTCTCCGGATGGGAATTTGGTAAGAAACTACACCGTGCAGCTCGATCAGAAAAATAAGAAAGGATTTTTCAATAATTCACCGATGACCGCAGATAATTTCCCTGCCGTAGGTTATTTAATCGAAAGCAAAGACGGAAAATCTGTTAACTGGATTATGGAAATTGTGAAAGCCATAGATAAAGACACAAGTTTTAGTTCAATGAGCAATTTTTTCACAGGAACCACCACCAATACCACAACCACCACATATTCACCATTCTACAGTATTGAATATGGTAAAATTGATCTTTCTACCGGGAAATCTTCAGAATTTAGAACCTTGGGTGATTTAGAGAAAAAGAAATATTACCTCTACGATAAGCATAACCGCATACAGATTGGCGATTATATTTATTTCTTAAGCGAAACTCCAAATGGCGACCGTCTTTTGGTTTCCAGAATGGATGTGAACCAATAAAAATCTGTGATTCCGTGCCTGTGTAGCTTAGGTTTGCGGGTGCGGTTTTCTATTAACCAAATTAAAATTTTATAGTATGAAAAATCTATTTTTTTATTTCAGAACCTTGGTGGTATTAGCGCTTCTATTCATTTCGTGTGATAGGAAAGAAGATGATGGAACAAACACCGCAACTTCCTCAACTGCAGGATTTACGTGGAAGGAAGACTCCCAAACCGCGCCTGAACAAAAAGCTTCGTCCGCCTATTTTCAGGGAAGTTCCATTTTCGCACTTAATGCCTCTAATGCTACGGTGTTCGAAATTAATTTGATGAAAAGTTCCGCGGTAGGAACCCATACTTTCGATGGCGATTACATCAAAGGTACAGCTCTGGTTTACGTCACAAAAAATTTCAACGCCACCGGTGGAACCATTACCATAACTGAAAAAATGGACTCCAAAGTATCAGGGAAATTCGAAGCTACCGGAACAGGAAACGGAATTACAAAAGTTTACGGAACGTTCACAGGTATTCCGGTGAAATAAATTTTGATTTATTCTTACCCTGGCGAACCCTGAAGTCCGCCGGGGTTTTTTACCTTTTAAAATATTCAGACATGAAAAAAATTCTATTTTTCAGTTTAATGATGCTGGGCATTACAGGCAGCGCCCAGCTTACAATTGTGAAAGACGTATCTGCAACGGGTTTAAGACCTACCGATAACGAGCATTTCATCTGGCAGAACAACCGCTGGAACGGTAAACACTATTACGGGGTTACAGTTACACCAAGCGTTGCCATTGCGGTGACTGACGGAACCAACGCGGGAACAAAGGTGATTAAAAATTTAGGGCATTCCGGTGTTCTAAGTGCTGCAATAAAGGCCATAATTCCCGCAAAGGATCACTTTTATATTCACGTCTATGTATATAAAAGTTGGAGTCCCTATATTCAGTATGATGAACTCTGGAAGTCGGATGGTACAGACGCAGGAACTGTATTGCTGAAACGGTTCGATGAACGTGGAGAGACTACTGAAGGCATATCCATCACCACTGACCAATATGAAGCAGCAAACCGCTCCCTCAGTGGTAATGAAATGTACTTTTACGGATATACAGGCAGTAATGGCAGAAAAATATGGAAAACGGACGGCACTGCTGCTGGTACCTCAATGATTGCTGATAAATCCGCTAATGCACTGACAAGACTGAATGATGACGTTTATTTTGCTTCCGATTTTAAATTGTGGAAAATCAGCGGCACTACGGGAAGCGTAGAACTGATTGATGTTCCGAATATTTTTATTGTAGCTACTATGCGCATGGCGGCGTTTAAAAACAAACTCTATTTTATGGGTTTTGATGAAACCAATGGGGTAGAGTTATGGTCCTCCGACGGTACGCCTTCCGGAACAAAAATTTTTACCAATACCTCGCCGCTTACCAATAATGTGTACAGTCTCACGACTTTTAATCTCACGTCCACGGATGATTATCTCCTCTTTTCAACTTTGCATAACGCTTCCGTCAACACCCGGCATACGCTATACCGCACCGATGGAACGCTCGGCGGCACCGTGCAGCTTTCACCTGCTGACGCCGTAGATGCGGGAACGAGTTCAGGCTCCATGTTTTCCAAAACCAATGAGAATTTTTACTGTTTTAATATGAACCAGAAAACCATCTTCCGGACCAATTATCAGGAAAACGGTTACTCAATTGTTTCTACAGGTGCCTATAATGCAGGAAATCTCGTCGATTATAAAGGTACTGCCTGGTATGCTGGTGGAACCGCCAGTATGTCCGGAAATAATGATTTCGCGGAACCGCACCGCACCGACGGCGTTCAGACCGTAAAAACCTTTGATATCATCACGCTGATGCAGGGAACTAATAACATCGGCTCCAATCCTTTTGGCTTTCATGAATTAAACGGGAATCTGTATTTTTTTGCAGGCCTGGGAAATGCGATGAAGCTGTACCAGTTTCAGGGTGACTATACCTTCAACAGGTCAGCCGGCAATTCGTGGAACGCTCCCGGCAACTGGAATACTGGGGTGGTGCCGCTTTCTTCTGAAGACACTCTGGTTCCTGCTGGTTCGGATGTTGAAATTTCATCTACAGCATCAACAAGAAATCTTGCGCTCAATGCGCCACTTCAGATTGTTTCCGGCAGTTTAAACCTTGAAGGGGACTTAAATTTAAATTCAAGAATTACGCTGAATAATTCAAAGCTTAATCTCAAAGGAATATCCTCCACCATAACCGGCGGCAACTCCACCAACTACATCGTGACCAACGGAACTGGTACCGTAAACGTTGAAAATCTAAATTCCGCACGTGGAATTGTAAACTTACCAATCGGAACGGCCACGAATTACAATCCGGTTTCCATCGCAAACACCGGAACTTCCGATACTTTTTCAGCGAGAGTTTCGGATGGAATTTCCAACACTACGAATGGCGCGGTAAACGCCACCTGGGAAATCTCCGAAGGAACTGCAGGTGGAAGCAATGTGAGTTTAACTTTAGGCTGGAATGCATCCCAACAAAATGCCGCATTCGATTCCGCAAGCGCGAAAGTCGGGCATTATCTAAACGGAAGCTGGTTGGAGGAAAATTCGGGAGAGGTTTCAAATAATTCCATCACAGCCACAGGAATTTCTTCTTTCTCGCCATTTGCCGTAATGAATTTTGGAACACTTGCTGTTTCGGATTTCTCCAAATCAAAAGCTACGGTTTATCCAAATCCTTTTAATGAAAACCTAAATATTTCAACAGAAAATGGTGGAGTAGTGAACTTCTACGATTTGAGCGGAAAACTCGTTTCAACATCAGTTTTGATGAAAGGAACGAATTCTTTGAACAAATCTTCGCTTGCTAAAGGCGTTTACATTTATCAAATAAGAAATACGATAGGAGAAATTCTTTCTTCAGGGAAAGTGATTAAAAAATAAATTCCATTTCGATGGATTCTAACAAAAAAAATCCAGTTGAGCAGATCAACTGGATTTTCGTTTATTAATATTTGCAGTAATTACTTTTACGAAGAAAGGGTAATGCTTAAAAACCGTCCGTAGTTTCAGTTTAACAACACTTTCATTATTTGACTTCTAGCGATCAAGCGAAGTTATTTATCGGTCAGCTATTGACAGAACCTTTATAATACTATTTTTTATAATAATCTCCGGCTAAACTTGCACCGCCACCACAAAAGTAATTTAATGCCAATCTATCGTCAAATTTCGAAGTAAATACTTCAGCTGTTTGATCCTTAAATAAAATTGTCATCGTCCCTTTTAAATCTTTATTGATGGTTTTTAAATCAACATCAATCTGATTATTTACTAACTTTCCTTTGCCCTCAAACGTACACCCTTTCACAGCACCGGTAAATGAAATTTTCACTGCATAAATACTGTCATTTTCAGATTTCAATTCCAGAATTTGGTTGTATCCTTTTCCATTGGCGTTGGTGTTATAGGTACCGTTCAACTGAGCGGGCGTGAATGCTTTTACTTCTTTAAAAATATAATTTTTAGCTAATTCTCCGCTTACTTCTTTCTTATCAGCATCCAATCTAACCAAGGTTTTGTTTGGTTTTACCAGATAATATTCCTTGGGCGAATTTGGGATGGATACCTCAATAATGTCATCAATCTTTGTCCAGGTACCATACTCGTTTTCAGAAGTACCGTCGCTGTCTAAATACGAGGTACTTTTAACCGCTTTGTTGTCTTTTTGAAAGGTAATATAGGTTTCGATTCCCATACAATCCGCGCAAGGCAATGTTGCCATGTAGATTCCTGAAGAAAAATCATTATTCTGTTGTGCCTCTGTTTTTGTCTGCTCTTTATTTGTAGTTTCAATGGTTGATTTACTGTCGCTGCAAGAAACAAAAATGGTGGTTAGAGCTGCTACGGTTAAGAATTTAAATGTGTTCATTGTTTTTTTTTGATTAATTTAAAATGTTTGATAACCTAATTATTGATTCTAAAAGACAGATTTAAGTCTTGAGAAGTATCTAAATAGAAAAATTTGAAATAATTATCTTCGATATAAGAATAAATTTCCATTGAAAAACTGCTGTTATCGTCGCATGTGATTTCCCATATTGCAAAAAATAACAAACTTAATTTCTGGTCGCTTCACTACTCGCACAACTTTGTAAAGATCAATTTAAAAAGGCTACAGCTGGCTTACAAAAAAGAGACCATTATAGAGGTATCGTCGGTGTTTTTAAAAACTTTTTACGATAAATCCATAATGCGCAAAAAGCTCCCGTTCAATAGGGTTTTCATTGTTCTTGCTTCGCACGCAACGAAAACTTAGCTATTAGCCGTTCGCCTTTCTTTATTAGTCATCTATACTTTTAATACCTAATTACTAATTTTCCAATTGTGGTGCCACTCTCTAATTGAGTATGTGCATTTTTGAAGTTTTCAACCGAAAAACCTTGCAATGTGGTCGTTAAGGTAGATTGTAATATCCCATCATCTAACCACTTTGAAATTTGATTTAGGATGCGATGTTGTTGTACCATATCATTAGTTTGAAACATAGAACGGGTAAACATTAACTCCCAATGAAAACTTACACTTTTACTTTTTAATTGACGTAAATTAACAGGCTCAGTCGGGTCGCTAATCGAACCAATTTTCCCTTGTGGTTTTATTAATTCCACCATTTCATTCCAATATTGATTTAGGTCCACAAAGTCCACAATAAAATCAACAGTTTCATAGCCGATGCTTTTCATCTCGTGTAGTAAGTTTTTATGATTTACTACAAAATCAGCCCCCATTCTTTCACACCATTCTATTGAGTTTTCTCTTGATGCAGTGGCAATTACTTTTAAACCTAAAATATTTTTAGCAATCTGTACAGCTACCGAGCCAACTCCGCCAGCACCGCCGATAATTAAAATTGATTTCCCATTGTCTTTTTCTGCACTTAATTGCATTCTGTCAAATAATAATTCAAAAGCTGTCAATGAAGTAAGCGGCATAGCAGCAGATGCCTCGATAGGGAGGTTATTAGGAGAGAACCCTACAATTCTTTCATCAACTAATTGAAATTCCTGATAACTACCGTCCTTTGTTATATCTCCTGCATAAAAAACGTTGTCACCCTTTTTAAACAAAGTGGCGTTTTCTCCAACCGCTTCAACAACTCCAACGGCGTCCCAACCTATAATTTTGGGATTGTCTGAGATTTTATCTTTCAGACTATTCTGGCGTATCTTAAAGTCCACAGGGTTTATTGATACCGCTTGTATTTTCACCAACAATTCATACCCTTTCGGCACTGGTGTTTCTTTTTCAAATTGTATGAAACTGTCTGCTTGTGAAATTGGTAAACTTGTTTTAAATCCTATTGCTTGCATATTTTTTCTATTAAATTATTTTGTTGATTTTTTTGCTAAGGTGACAGCTAACGTTTCGGGTATTGGCGTAGTGGCGGTTTTTTAGCACCAAAGTTCAATCGAAGAACAAAAGTTGAACCGATGAACAACCGTTGAACTTTGCAGTTTCGCCCCACTATTTGCAAAACCCTTGTTGAACTAAACCTTCGGTAGCTTTCGCAGCGCCATATTTAGTTCCTTTGTAAAACTAATTAAAAATCAGTAAAATGGCCACAAAAAAAAGAGAACAACCTGTTCTCTTGAAATATCCTCTAAAAATTTTACGATAAATCCATAGTGTTGAAAAAGCTCCCAAAGCGAGTCTGCCCTGAGCTAGCCGAAGGGTTCAACAGGGTTTTCATTGTTCGTGCTACGCACGCAACGAAAACTTAGCTATTAGTGGCAGTTTTATTTCTTTTCGTAATTCTTCGTTTATATTTTCTTGGGTCAAACCTACTAAATTTAAAGTCTGCCAAAACTCTTTTTCTGATTTTAATAACTTAATAATTTTTTTGTCACCGTAAACCCTTTTTGTACGTTCTAAGATTAAAGCGGCAGTCAAATAAGGAATTGAAGTTTCTCCTTCAAAGTACAGTCGTTCATATGGGTCTATATGTTCCTTAAAATCAAAATCCTTGTTTTCTGTTAGAAACTTCTCAAACTTTTCTCTATGCCACGCATAATCGAATTTTCCGCTTCCTGCAATGTAAGTGGCTATTCCTTCGTGCAAGAATTTATTGATATTTGGAAATAAGGTATTAGTATAAATGTGTACTATTTCGTGAGTATATATTTCTGAATTATTTCCTGAAAAAATAATATTTCCGTAATCAGCAAGTCCACCAGTTTTATCTACATACATCATTGGATTGTAGTCAAACCCTTTGATTTCAAAAAGTTCTTTAGGGTCTATACAAGAATAATAGGTTATTGATATTTGTTTGCATTGAAAGAAATTACAAATCATGTCAATATCTTTTTCCTGTTCAGCGATTTCAGTATCGTTTATGATTTTATTGGGTGATATTTTATAGGTTAAACTTCTTTTTGTAACAGTTTTCCATTTTTGGATTGTGAAGTCAAGGTATCTGCTGAACAAAACTTTGTCTTGGAAAATATTTGCAACAATGTTATATATTGATTTTAGCTGATTTTCTTTCGTTTCATTGTTATGTCCAATAAAAGCAATTTTCACAACTTTTTGACTTGGTTTTTCTGTCGGAATAATTTCCATTAAAGTCGGTCTAAAAAAATCGCTTCCGTACTTTGAGTTTTCTATGTTATAAATGTCAAGATAAGGATAAATGAATTTTTGAAAATCGGATTGAAGCCAATTTTTATTTTCAGTCAAAGAACTGTTTTTAGTTTTTAGAAACTCTGTCAAAGTTTCAATAATTGTCTGATTGGTTTTGTCAGTCTTGTCTATAATTGGAGAAACGGTCAATGCAAATTGACTTTGCTTAGTTTCTTGTCCGTTACAAGCCAATGTCAAAAAAGTCGTTAATATGAATAAAATATGTTTCATTGTTCGGTTCTCAAAAATTGCCACTAACGTTTCGGGGCTTGGCGTAGTGGCGGCATTACAACACTACCGTTTGTTACAGCACAAAAGTTCAATAGAAGAACTGCTGTTGAATTTATTACTAAACCCGCCATTTTGCAAAACCCTTGTTGAACTAAACCTTCGGTAGCTTTCTCAGCGCCATATTTAGTTACTTTGTAAAACTAATTATAAATCAGCAAAATGGCAACAAAAAAAGAGAACAACCTGTTCTCTTGAAATATTCTCTAAAAATTTTACGATAAATCCATAGTGTTGAAAAAGCTCCCAAAGCGAGCCTGCCCTAAGCTAGCCGAAGGGTTCAACAGGGTTTTCATCTCGTGTCCTTCGGACAAGACGAAGACTTAATTATTGTATGCAGCCTTTTTAGTTTTATTTATTTTCTTTAATATTTGCCAAAAGATTTGGAACTGCAAAACTTAAAACAAGGCCAAAAATTGTAATTAGTAATCCTGAGATCCAAGAGTTTTGATTTTCCATTTCATTTTTTAAAGATTCTATTTCTGTTTTGTTGATTTCCCTTATAGATTCATCACTTTTTTCTAATTGAGAAATGTCGTTATTCATATTAAGTAACGAAAGTGTTTTTTCAGGATTGTCTGAAATTCCTTTTTCAATAACTTCTATTCTATTTGTTAAATCTGCTATATCCGAATTTACAGGGTTATTCTTGGACGAACTTACATTTTGATTTGTTTTTTTGTCAATTTGATTTATTAATTTTTTCAAATTTTTTATTTCAGTTTTAATCGAATCACAATTGCAAGATGATGAAAAAGTTGAGGATTTGTTTGTTTTTTTATTCAAATTTAGTGAGTAAACCACAGTAATTATTCCAACGACAAGACTTAAAATG is from Epilithonimonas vandammei and encodes:
- a CDS encoding tetratricopeptide repeat-containing sensor histidine kinase: MKINSTLSSNFSTPESSSTLLKNQFAMICRCLMFFCLTFGFASGLNAQNLSEIISNLKSELSKNPDDKKRASIYSDLTWYYASVSVDSALSYGKKAISATEKLQDSVMLAQVYSDLGAVHFRNNDFKNSEKNYLKSYQIRKRQKNAAGIAKLNNNLASVYQSSFQYNKAMKMYLEALKYFDAKGDVRNSNITKANIGLLFVDLKDNRNAIKYITEAINYFESQERSVEIENKLCENYLNLGKAFQMQKNYSEAEKQYQKSAAICNKIGNKQGISFANRNLGNLYIMQRKDSLAQVNLQVSQEVREEFNSKIDQESNSIDVAQSLIVKGKYQDAKRMLLNILPTFEKEKSKENQLSTYKLLTNVYHNTAQPDSAEFYFEKYIALDNELVNTNVISNTTELEKKYQTLKKDSEILQQKSKIFKRNVAISSLAALLLFGFVFYRNRQHRQKVEHQKAILQQQDLATKAVITAEDNERKRMATHLHDGVGQLLMAANMNVSVLNEYKDNPENFKKITQKISNILSDAIADVRTLSHQMMPNMLIKNSLANALRDLIEKTSTPKLAVNLQIEGLETEVDQNIQVTLYRIIQECINNTVKHSGADKIDISVRQSDKKITTEIKDNGKGFNPLKITENKDGIGLQNMKARIEMLKGKMRIDSAADRGTQVFIEIPIV
- a CDS encoding response regulator — translated: MKIAIVDDHQIIIDGIEMLLGLDKNIAILKTYTDACDFLQDMREGKINPDLLLMDLMMPTMNGFECAKVLKQEFPYLKIIILSMNCDPKVVYELVEKIKIEGYLSKNVNRQNLVKALQDVQLGYIHLSEEAEMALKQFQRKIIDYPQIILSAREKQIVKLMIDGLTNKEISNALFISESTVETHRKNIYRKTETHTLPKLIQVVANLNLLAD
- a CDS encoding T9SS type A sorting domain-containing protein, which gives rise to MKKILFFSLMMLGITGSAQLTIVKDVSATGLRPTDNEHFIWQNNRWNGKHYYGVTVTPSVAIAVTDGTNAGTKVIKNLGHSGVLSAAIKAIIPAKDHFYIHVYVYKSWSPYIQYDELWKSDGTDAGTVLLKRFDERGETTEGISITTDQYEAANRSLSGNEMYFYGYTGSNGRKIWKTDGTAAGTSMIADKSANALTRLNDDVYFASDFKLWKISGTTGSVELIDVPNIFIVATMRMAAFKNKLYFMGFDETNGVELWSSDGTPSGTKIFTNTSPLTNNVYSLTTFNLTSTDDYLLFSTLHNASVNTRHTLYRTDGTLGGTVQLSPADAVDAGTSSGSMFSKTNENFYCFNMNQKTIFRTNYQENGYSIVSTGAYNAGNLVDYKGTAWYAGGTASMSGNNDFAEPHRTDGVQTVKTFDIITLMQGTNNIGSNPFGFHELNGNLYFFAGLGNAMKLYQFQGDYTFNRSAGNSWNAPGNWNTGVVPLSSEDTLVPAGSDVEISSTASTRNLALNAPLQIVSGSLNLEGDLNLNSRITLNNSKLNLKGISSTITGGNSTNYIVTNGTGTVNVENLNSARGIVNLPIGTATNYNPVSIANTGTSDTFSARVSDGISNTTNGAVNATWEISEGTAGGSNVSLTLGWNASQQNAAFDSASAKVGHYLNGSWLEENSGEVSNNSITATGISSFSPFAVMNFGTLAVSDFSKSKATVYPNPFNENLNISTENGGVVNFYDLSGKLVSTSVLMKGTNSLNKSSLAKGVYIYQIRNTIGEILSSGKVIKK
- a CDS encoding copper resistance protein NlpE, with product MNTFKFLTVAALTTIFVSCSDSKSTIETTNKEQTKTEAQQNNDFSSGIYMATLPCADCMGIETYITFQKDNKAVKSTSYLDSDGTSENEYGTWTKIDDIIEVSIPNSPKEYYLVKPNKTLVRLDADKKEVSGELAKNYIFKEVKAFTPAQLNGTYNTNANGKGYNQILELKSENDSIYAVKISFTGAVKGCTFEGKGKLVNNQIDVDLKTINKDLKGTMTILFKDQTAEVFTSKFDDRLALNYFCGGGASLAGDYYKK
- a CDS encoding zinc-binding alcohol dehydrogenase family protein yields the protein MQAIGFKTSLPISQADSFIQFEKETPVPKGYELLVKIQAVSINPVDFKIRQNSLKDKISDNPKIIGWDAVGVVEAVGENATLFKKGDNVFYAGDITKDGSYQEFQLVDERIVGFSPNNLPIEASAAMPLTSLTAFELLFDRMQLSAEKDNGKSILIIGGAGGVGSVAVQIAKNILGLKVIATASRENSIEWCERMGADFVVNHKNLLHEMKSIGYETVDFIVDFVDLNQYWNEMVELIKPQGKIGSISDPTEPVNLRQLKSKSVSFHWELMFTRSMFQTNDMVQQHRILNQISKWLDDGILQSTLTTTLQGFSVENFKNAHTQLESGTTIGKLVIRY